A window from Persephonella sp. encodes these proteins:
- a CDS encoding RtcB family protein, producing the protein MEKIKSLINLEEIEPEALKQIHDVASLDIVKKLAIMPDVHAGYDLCIGGVALVDGHISPSFVGYDIGCGMCFVDTGIKTEEIFKTKKDREKVAQEIYKEIPVGKNIRKKPLDYTPFRSASGDKNLNKKVNDKLFHSLGTLGSGNHFIEIGENLEGNVCVTIHSGSRNIGHSIASYYMKKGRFLSVDSFWGQAYIEDMNFALEYALENRLTMMKKILGILGFTEKEIKKLIDKKLINENHNHAVLTEEGVLHRKGATPAEKGQYGVIPANMRDGVYVTVGLGNKEFLSSASHGAGRVLSRRKAKETIDLKEFKKVMEQADIVAKVSEKTLDEAPFAYKDINKVIQAQDGVVIKVVDVAKPLVNIKG; encoded by the coding sequence ATGGAAAAGATAAAAAGCCTGATAAATCTTGAGGAGATAGAGCCTGAGGCATTAAAACAGATACATGATGTGGCTTCTCTGGATATTGTAAAAAAATTGGCAATTATGCCTGATGTCCATGCCGGATATGACCTTTGCATAGGCGGTGTTGCACTGGTTGACGGACATATATCTCCCTCGTTTGTCGGATATGATATCGGTTGTGGAATGTGTTTTGTTGACACAGGGATAAAAACCGAGGAGATTTTTAAAACCAAAAAAGACAGGGAAAAGGTAGCACAGGAGATATATAAGGAAATACCTGTCGGAAAAAATATCAGAAAAAAGCCCCTTGATTATACTCCATTCCGTTCAGCTTCAGGGGACAAAAATCTGAATAAAAAGGTAAATGACAAACTATTTCATTCACTTGGAACACTGGGAAGTGGTAATCATTTTATTGAGATAGGAGAAAATCTTGAGGGAAATGTATGCGTCACAATACACTCAGGTTCAAGAAATATAGGACATTCTATAGCTTCTTACTATATGAAAAAGGGTAGATTTTTATCTGTGGATAGTTTCTGGGGACAGGCTTATATTGAGGATATGAATTTTGCCCTTGAGTATGCCCTTGAAAACAGACTAACAATGATGAAAAAAATTCTTGGGATTTTAGGATTTACAGAAAAAGAGATTAAGAAACTGATAGACAAAAAGTTAATCAATGAAAACCATAACCATGCGGTTCTTACTGAAGAAGGAGTTCTTCACAGGAAAGGTGCAACCCCTGCAGAAAAAGGCCAATACGGAGTAATCCCTGCAAATATGAGAGATGGCGTTTATGTGACAGTGGGACTTGGTAATAAAGAGTTTTTATCCTCTGCTTCCCATGGTGCAGGTAGAGTATTATCCAGAAGGAAGGCAAAGGAAACAATAGACCTGAAAGAGTTCAAGAAAGTTATGGAACAGGCAGATATTGTAGCAAAAGTCAGCGAAAAAACCCTTGATGAAGCACCTTTTGCTTATAAAGACATTAACAAAGTAATTCAAGCACAAGACGGAGTTGTTATAAAAGTTGTTGATGTAGCTAAACCTTTAGTGAATATAAAGGGATAA